In one window of Frigoriglobus tundricola DNA:
- a CDS encoding type II secretion system protein → MTRRSRTERAGFSLIEMMVVITIIAVIMGLLLAAVSKAKEAGYRADTVARITAINTAIGTFKSQTSAKYIPAGQIDIDPNSKTYLQVIGPFRLMSQYPPVTTSNPNDLNVNCYEAAYIATLFTNSNPSNFGGSISTTLDANQTLLFFLNGIQMPDGKGGTVFIGFSSNPQYPFNPLASGGVENRKGPYLELTPNRYLVDSSPTAFARLIDGWGNPFAYFSSYNGRANLYGQGASAGNNPNWHYTNKAGQAAGMPAPYQANAAATPTAFVNPSGWQIISPGKDGVFGATGNWSNVDNNGQDDLSNFTDSYVGNGPN, encoded by the coding sequence ATGACGCGGCGGAGCAGAACCGAGCGGGCGGGCTTCTCACTGATCGAGATGATGGTGGTGATCACCATCATCGCCGTCATCATGGGCCTGCTCCTGGCGGCGGTCAGCAAGGCCAAAGAGGCCGGCTACAGGGCCGACACCGTCGCACGGATCACGGCGATCAACACGGCCATCGGCACCTTCAAGTCCCAGACGAGTGCGAAGTACATCCCGGCCGGACAGATCGACATCGATCCGAATTCCAAAACGTATCTTCAGGTGATTGGACCGTTCCGGTTGATGAGCCAGTACCCGCCCGTGACCACGTCCAACCCGAACGACTTGAACGTGAACTGTTACGAGGCGGCGTACATCGCCACCCTGTTCACGAACTCGAATCCGTCAAACTTTGGGGGCTCGATTTCGACGACCCTGGACGCCAACCAGACGCTGCTGTTTTTCCTCAACGGGATCCAGATGCCCGACGGGAAGGGGGGCACGGTATTCATCGGGTTTTCGAGCAATCCACAGTATCCGTTCAATCCGCTCGCATCGGGGGGCGTCGAGAACCGGAAGGGGCCGTACCTCGAACTGACCCCCAACCGGTACCTGGTCGATTCCAGTCCGACCGCCTTCGCCCGCCTGATCGATGGCTGGGGCAACCCGTTCGCCTACTTCTCATCTTACAACGGCAGGGCGAATCTCTACGGGCAGGGGGCGTCCGCCGGGAACAACCCCAACTGGCACTACACGAACAAAGCGGGCCAGGCGGCCGGCATGCCGGCCCCCTACCAGGCGAACGCCGCGGCGACACCCACCGCGTTCGTGAACCCGAGCGGCTGGCAGATCATTTCACCCGGGAAGGACGGGGTCTTCGGGGCGACCGGCAATTGGTCGAATGTTGACAACAACGGCCAGGACGACCTCTCCAACTTCACCGACAGCTACGTCGGCAACGGGCCGAACTAA
- a CDS encoding type II secretion system F family protein, which translates to MPTYKYEALDTSGAEVKDSIEASNEEEAQQKVKAMGYFVTKLTAMAGGKGGPKGKKKKTGKSRKTFVLGGVKLKQLVTFTRQFSTLQDAGLPVLRSLRILERQMKPSALKNALIDVVEDVESGSALSEALGKHPKAFSKLYVNMVRAGEAGGALEVILQRLAEFLEKSASLKAKIIGAMVYPSVVIFVAVAILTFIMVAIIPKFKKIFDDFGMTLPWATQTLIKVSNWMAEYWWTIPLFPMSVYFLIKLIRLSRAGNYALDRATLWIPVIGNLVEKTIVARTMRTLGTLISSGVPILEAISIVKETANNSVFERMFQRIFESIREGDSIAEPLKQARLVDDMVVNMVEVGEETGDLDTMLYKVADFYDEQVDNLVKSLISLLEPIMIVFLGFTIGAIVISLFLPLIKLLEGLSK; encoded by the coding sequence ATGCCAACTTACAAGTACGAAGCGCTGGACACCTCGGGCGCCGAGGTCAAGGACTCGATCGAGGCGTCGAACGAGGAGGAGGCGCAGCAGAAGGTCAAGGCGATGGGCTACTTCGTCACCAAGCTGACGGCGATGGCCGGCGGCAAGGGGGGACCGAAGGGCAAGAAGAAGAAGACCGGCAAGAGCCGCAAGACGTTCGTGCTCGGCGGCGTGAAGCTGAAGCAACTGGTGACGTTCACCCGCCAGTTCTCCACGCTCCAGGACGCCGGCCTGCCGGTGCTCCGCAGCCTCCGCATCCTCGAGCGGCAGATGAAGCCCAGCGCGCTCAAGAACGCGCTGATCGACGTGGTCGAGGACGTCGAGTCCGGGTCCGCGCTGTCCGAGGCCCTGGGCAAGCACCCCAAGGCGTTCAGCAAGCTGTACGTGAACATGGTGCGGGCCGGTGAGGCCGGCGGCGCACTGGAGGTGATCCTCCAGCGGCTCGCCGAGTTCCTCGAGAAGTCGGCCAGCCTGAAGGCCAAGATCATCGGCGCGATGGTGTACCCGTCGGTGGTCATCTTCGTCGCGGTCGCCATCCTGACGTTCATCATGGTGGCCATCATCCCGAAGTTTAAGAAGATCTTCGACGACTTCGGCATGACCCTGCCGTGGGCCACCCAGACGCTCATCAAGGTCTCCAACTGGATGGCCGAGTACTGGTGGACCATCCCGCTGTTCCCGATGTCGGTCTACTTCCTGATCAAGCTCATCCGGCTGTCGCGGGCCGGGAACTACGCCCTCGACCGGGCCACGCTCTGGATACCCGTTATCGGGAACCTGGTCGAGAAGACGATCGTGGCCCGGACCATGCGGACGCTCGGCACGCTCATCAGCTCCGGCGTGCCCATCCTCGAGGCCATCAGCATCGTGAAGGAGACGGCCAACAACTCGGTCTTCGAGCGGATGTTCCAGCGCATCTTCGAGTCCATCCGCGAGGGCGATTCCATCGCCGAGCCGTTGAAGCAGGCCCGTTTGGTAGACGACATGGTCGTGAATATGGTGGAAGTGGGCGAGGAGACCGGCGACCTCGACACCATGCTGTACAAGGTCGCCGACTTCTACGACGAGCAGGTCGATAACCTCGTCAAGTCGCTGATCTCGCTGCTCGAGCCGATCATGATCGTGTTCCTCGGTTTCACCATCGGGGCCATCGTGATCTCGCTGTTCCTGCCGCTCATCAAGCTGCTGGAAGGGCTCTCGAAGTAG
- a CDS encoding GspE/PulE family protein — protein sequence MSTPTPPNNPNLPPKKAADGTAKPGGNGHAAGQKSAQPGPGAAAKPAQPGQKPAAPGAKPAPAQGAKPGAPAPAAKPGQKPGAPAQGQAAQGAAKPPAPAPVKKPQPAKNRFSHIDANTLQLARKLEDLGFLDGPQIEALYEEMQTSDARLGELAIQRGLLNEDQLLQATAELHGMRVANLEDTVPEANAVKLVMKNIAEMYKLVPLTYEHDVLTVAMSDPNNMQAMDDLRNLLNIKQVTPVLGPAKQIERLLTRAYSTEKEETITSVYAQIEADASIGANSMGRETSIDIAAIEEMASAAPVRKLINMVLLMGIRDHASDIHFEPFEDEYKMRYRCDGVLYEMVPPPRHLATAIASRIKVMANLDIAERRLPQDGRIELNVGGNPVDMRVSILPTLFGESVVIRVLDRTNVGLSLDRIGMQPDLLAQFRAVIKKPNGIVLVTGPTGSGKTTTLYSALSELNDVDTKLITTEDPVEYEIDGIVQCPINHEIDVTFASALRAILRQDPDIILVGEIRDLETAGIAIQASLTGHLVFSTLHTNDAPSSVTRLRDMGVEPFLITATVEAIQAQRLVRRVCTHCKTAYEPTREQLMELNLTPDQVKGRPFFYGEGCDKCNNLGFKGRTGLYELMIMNDDLRDMVSRGASTDAIRAQTRKMGMASLRDAGLRALFGGTTTLDEVVRETVQDDDA from the coding sequence ATGTCCACTCCGACCCCGCCGAACAACCCGAACCTGCCGCCGAAGAAGGCCGCCGACGGAACCGCCAAACCCGGCGGGAACGGCCACGCGGCCGGTCAAAAGTCGGCCCAACCCGGTCCGGGCGCGGCCGCGAAGCCGGCCCAACCCGGCCAGAAGCCCGCGGCGCCGGGCGCCAAGCCCGCGCCGGCACAGGGAGCGAAACCGGGCGCGCCCGCGCCGGCCGCGAAGCCCGGCCAGAAGCCGGGCGCTCCGGCGCAAGGTCAAGCGGCGCAAGGGGCCGCGAAGCCGCCCGCGCCCGCGCCCGTGAAGAAGCCGCAGCCGGCCAAGAACCGCTTCTCGCACATTGACGCCAACACGCTTCAGCTCGCCCGGAAGCTCGAAGACCTCGGGTTCCTCGACGGCCCCCAGATCGAGGCGCTGTACGAGGAGATGCAGACCAGCGACGCGCGGCTCGGCGAACTCGCCATCCAGCGCGGGCTGCTGAACGAGGACCAGCTCCTCCAGGCCACGGCCGAGCTCCACGGCATGCGCGTCGCCAACCTCGAGGACACCGTCCCCGAGGCGAACGCCGTGAAGCTGGTGATGAAGAACATCGCCGAGATGTACAAGCTCGTGCCGCTCACCTACGAGCACGACGTCCTCACCGTGGCGATGTCCGACCCGAACAACATGCAGGCGATGGACGACCTGCGGAACCTGCTCAACATCAAGCAGGTGACCCCGGTCCTGGGGCCGGCCAAGCAGATCGAGCGGCTGCTCACGCGGGCGTACTCCACCGAGAAGGAGGAGACGATCACCTCGGTGTACGCCCAGATCGAGGCCGACGCGAGCATCGGCGCCAACTCGATGGGCCGCGAGACGTCCATCGACATCGCGGCCATCGAGGAAATGGCGTCCGCCGCCCCGGTCCGCAAGCTCATCAACATGGTGCTCCTGATGGGCATCCGCGACCACGCCTCGGACATCCACTTCGAGCCGTTCGAGGACGAGTACAAGATGCGGTACCGGTGCGACGGGGTGCTGTACGAGATGGTGCCGCCCCCGCGCCACCTCGCCACCGCCATCGCCAGCCGCATCAAGGTCATGGCGAACCTGGACATCGCCGAGCGCCGGCTCCCGCAGGACGGCCGCATCGAGCTGAACGTCGGCGGCAACCCCGTCGACATGCGGGTCAGCATCCTGCCCACCCTGTTCGGCGAGAGCGTCGTCATCCGGGTGCTGGACCGCACCAACGTCGGCCTGTCGCTCGACCGCATCGGGATGCAGCCGGACCTGCTCGCCCAGTTCCGCGCCGTCATCAAGAAGCCCAACGGCATCGTCCTGGTCACCGGGCCGACCGGGTCCGGCAAGACCACCACGCTGTACTCGGCGCTGTCCGAGCTGAACGACGTGGACACCAAGCTCATCACCACCGAGGACCCGGTCGAGTACGAGATCGACGGCATCGTCCAGTGCCCGATCAACCACGAGATCGACGTCACCTTCGCCAGCGCCCTGCGGGCCATCCTCCGCCAGGACCCGGACATCATCCTGGTGGGCGAGATCCGCGACCTCGAGACCGCCGGCATCGCCATCCAGGCGTCGCTCACCGGGCACCTGGTGTTCAGCACCCTGCACACCAACGACGCCCCGTCCTCCGTCACCCGCCTGCGCGACATGGGCGTGGAGCCGTTCCTCATCACCGCCACCGTCGAGGCCATCCAGGCCCAGCGGCTGGTGCGCCGCGTGTGCACCCACTGCAAGACGGCCTACGAGCCGACCCGCGAGCAGCTCATGGAGCTGAACCTGACCCCCGACCAGGTGAAGGGCCGCCCGTTCTTCTACGGCGAGGGGTGCGACAAGTGCAACAACCTGGGGTTCAAGGGCCGCACCGGGCTGTACGAGCTGATGATCATGAACGACGACCTGCGGGACATGGTCAGCCGCGGGGCCAGCACCGACGCGATCCGCGCCCAGACCCGCAAAATGGGCATGGCCAGCCTCCGCGACGCCGGCCTCCGGGCGCTCTTCGGCGGCACCACCACGCTCGACGAGGTGGTCCGCGAGACCGTGCAGGACGACGACGCCTGA
- a CDS encoding type II secretion system protein gives MKLATRARSATGFTLVELLVVLTIILVVLALSGAAYQKATDGQRGRTTDDLMKRLQPALDAEYDSVVKQCARDKPDNTNTTYQSVLAWCNGDPDRARAVWTAANLRRQFPQTFAEVKAGTVPVCPGVTFPVLTTFNSLSGLTSSPSNLDFESAALLYVILSKKAAGSSGGFAADDVTNGLQMDLTFVGGTAKAFRDAWGNPICFHLWWQGAEVQAPPYVDGKATYTDPLDPIGATGMPRVLSWSNATNQQFLQNYPYFFTGQNRIATVWSYGRNGKSDNLAPGTDDRAGFRLRRLDTSGGNEP, from the coding sequence ATGAAACTCGCGACACGCGCCCGCTCCGCGACCGGCTTCACCCTGGTCGAACTGCTCGTGGTGCTGACCATCATCCTCGTCGTGCTCGCGCTGAGCGGGGCGGCGTACCAGAAGGCCACCGACGGTCAGCGGGGCCGTACGACCGACGACCTGATGAAACGGCTCCAACCGGCCCTCGACGCCGAGTACGACTCGGTTGTGAAGCAGTGTGCCCGGGACAAGCCGGACAACACCAACACCACTTACCAGTCCGTCCTCGCCTGGTGCAACGGTGACCCGGACCGCGCCCGGGCGGTTTGGACGGCCGCCAACTTGCGGCGACAGTTCCCGCAGACGTTCGCAGAGGTGAAGGCGGGGACTGTACCCGTGTGCCCCGGCGTGACGTTCCCGGTGCTGACGACGTTCAATTCGCTGAGCGGGCTCACGAGTTCCCCCTCGAACCTCGACTTCGAGAGCGCGGCGCTCCTGTACGTCATCCTGTCCAAGAAGGCGGCGGGAAGTAGCGGCGGGTTCGCGGCCGACGACGTGACCAACGGCCTGCAAATGGATCTCACGTTCGTCGGGGGCACGGCGAAGGCGTTCCGCGACGCCTGGGGCAACCCGATCTGCTTCCATCTCTGGTGGCAGGGTGCGGAAGTACAGGCCCCGCCGTACGTGGACGGGAAGGCGACGTACACGGACCCCCTCGACCCGATTGGCGCTACGGGAATGCCGCGTGTGCTCAGCTGGTCGAATGCGACAAATCAGCAATTCCTACAGAATTACCCTTATTTTTTCACCGGCCAGAACCGGATCGCGACGGTGTGGTCGTACGGCAGAAACGGTAAGAGCGACAACCTTGCGCCGGGCACTGACGACCGGGCCGGCTTCCGCCTCCGTCGCCTGGACACCTCGGGGGGGAACGAACCATGA
- a CDS encoding prepilin-type N-terminal cleavage/methylation domain-containing protein has protein sequence MTRIEAQVRRGVTLVELLVVLALVTALAALALMIAPSIVNQDNTLKGTADVQAALKISQGMAAAARVPRGVRFLAPSSVPNISPSLVTELQYIECPPVMVPNPSPLTPNAPNAYVQFTYIANTGTSGGATTTRHCYINGLNADQMSEILPGSTLILPTLNWFSRISSFNPSPPYEAVLDVYPDAALGAGTSYQTYHFGIYGAPRPLLGEPTIPLANSICVDLSVSLPQGAAGTNYDIVFAPSGQRMASASVPGSTTQVFLWVRDYTKVANMVPSFPSTYSSLSLAPPNSWVFTQNQFLQGGEQQIVGIRGAAIGTAPVMWPDTGGTSYSGINNPFALAQQKLAGP, from the coding sequence ATGACGCGGATCGAAGCACAGGTGCGTCGCGGCGTGACGCTGGTCGAACTGCTCGTGGTCTTGGCACTCGTCACGGCCCTCGCCGCGCTGGCCCTGATGATCGCGCCGTCGATCGTGAACCAGGACAACACGCTCAAGGGCACCGCCGACGTTCAGGCGGCCCTTAAGATCTCACAGGGCATGGCCGCGGCCGCTCGGGTGCCCCGCGGGGTCCGGTTCCTAGCGCCGTCATCGGTGCCGAACATCAGCCCGTCGCTGGTCACCGAACTCCAGTACATCGAGTGCCCGCCGGTGATGGTGCCCAACCCGTCTCCGCTGACTCCGAACGCGCCAAACGCGTACGTCCAATTTACGTACATAGCGAATACGGGTACGAGTGGTGGAGCAACTACCACTCGCCACTGTTACATCAACGGGCTGAACGCGGACCAGATGTCTGAGATCTTACCCGGGAGTACACTCATTCTGCCCACGCTCAACTGGTTCTCACGGATCAGTTCGTTCAACCCTTCGCCCCCATACGAAGCCGTTTTGGACGTGTACCCGGACGCGGCCCTCGGTGCCGGCACGAGCTATCAGACGTACCACTTCGGCATCTACGGAGCCCCGCGACCGTTGCTCGGTGAGCCAACGATCCCACTGGCTAACAGCATCTGCGTGGACCTTTCGGTCAGCTTGCCGCAGGGAGCAGCGGGCACTAACTACGACATCGTGTTCGCGCCGAGCGGTCAACGAATGGCCTCGGCGAGCGTTCCGGGCAGCACCACTCAGGTGTTCCTGTGGGTCCGCGACTACACCAAAGTCGCGAACATGGTGCCTTCATTCCCTTCGACATACAGTTCGCTTTCCTTGGCTCCCCCCAATTCCTGGGTCTTCACCCAGAATCAGTTTTTGCAGGGCGGTGAGCAGCAGATCGTCGGCATCCGCGGGGCGGCCATCGGGACGGCCCCGGTGATGTGGCCGGACACTGGCGGTACGTCATATTCCGGCATCAACAATCCGTTCGCGTTGGCTCAACAAAAACTGGCCGGGCCGTGA
- a CDS encoding type IV pilus modification PilV family protein, translating to MTRRTGTSLIEVLVTIGILGIGLISVIALFPMAAITMGQALKDDRTATCAATADGYIRNVHFRNVVEQTTPTEPYFFAMDGNQTDGQTPLSGTALGTGVPTPQLSNPSANTPIYPDSHPSYPVFVDPMGYATGSNAVGDLGSFTGGTYAIPRVTVQTIQSQATTAQQNLLALRLCSQMDGLTYNDDAVAQQGASMRELRYNWLWVLQRPTNSDRTTTTCTVVVFDRRVNLYKPPGSEAVFTTTFNPAQTSVTISSTADVRKGSWVMDGTITTVTDPDNVSRPIRHAIFYRVLSVNDNGNGSYTLELNTPITRLDGQTYPYTGNVVVMPAVADVYQRPVLSSTVGP from the coding sequence ATGACACGTCGAACCGGAACGTCGCTGATCGAGGTGCTGGTCACCATCGGCATCCTGGGCATCGGCCTGATCAGCGTGATCGCGCTGTTCCCGATGGCGGCGATCACGATGGGCCAGGCCCTGAAGGACGACCGCACCGCGACCTGTGCGGCCACCGCCGACGGGTACATCCGCAACGTCCACTTCCGCAACGTTGTGGAGCAGACCACGCCGACCGAGCCGTACTTTTTCGCGATGGACGGCAACCAGACGGACGGCCAGACCCCCCTCAGCGGCACGGCGCTCGGAACCGGCGTGCCGACACCGCAACTATCGAATCCCAGCGCCAATACCCCCATCTATCCGGACTCGCACCCGAGCTACCCGGTGTTCGTCGATCCGATGGGGTATGCTACGGGCAGCAATGCGGTGGGGGACCTGGGGTCGTTCACGGGGGGAACATACGCGATTCCACGGGTGACGGTCCAAACGATCCAGTCCCAGGCGACGACCGCTCAGCAAAACTTGCTCGCTCTGCGGCTGTGCAGCCAGATGGACGGGCTGACCTACAACGACGACGCCGTTGCCCAACAGGGGGCGAGCATGCGCGAGTTGCGGTACAACTGGCTCTGGGTACTCCAGCGCCCGACCAACAGCGACCGCACCACCACGACCTGCACGGTGGTGGTGTTCGACCGGCGCGTCAACTTGTACAAGCCGCCGGGCTCGGAAGCGGTCTTCACGACCACCTTCAACCCGGCTCAGACGTCCGTCACCATCTCGAGCACGGCCGACGTGCGGAAGGGCAGTTGGGTCATGGACGGCACGATCACGACCGTGACCGATCCCGATAACGTTAGCCGGCCGATCCGTCACGCGATCTTCTACCGCGTGCTGAGCGTCAACGACAACGGGAACGGCAGTTACACGCTGGAACTCAACACGCCGATCACACGACTGGACGGTCAGACCTACCCTTACACCGGGAACGTCGTCGTGATGCCGGCCGTGGCGGACGTGTACCAGCGCCCCGTACTCAGCAGCACCGTCGGGCCGTGA
- a CDS encoding PulJ/GspJ family protein, whose protein sequence is MTRRTHTRRGMTLVELLVAAAMSIMVMWLLTWCYQQGLGSFSNTKSQGDLMDQLRQVSSLMTRDLTASHFEPDDTRANLGLRVSDQGIVGGSTNYTPPHGYFTAMSKTYTVNEGSDGYGFQSTYSTGHSVQFTALLPGGPPQNLFCADLTGASGSTPQAYYGRAAEIAYFLDSTPTGATPGGTPLYNLRRRQRVCGINSDDAAAYDLSGAPSNTSDVMSTAGSSPSWTVLPLRQLSVSGNPSNNRLVQASLSGARVGEDILMSNVVSLEIKFTGSAQNGTTWPTPYANSSGTITNTDYPYDNLPGTGVFDTAGPQYVSSMTPIRITGAMIRIRAYAPRTQITRQTTFIVSL, encoded by the coding sequence ATGACGCGCCGAACCCACACCCGCCGCGGCATGACCCTGGTCGAGTTACTGGTCGCCGCCGCCATGTCCATCATGGTGATGTGGCTGCTCACGTGGTGCTACCAGCAGGGGCTGGGGAGTTTCAGCAACACCAAGTCCCAGGGCGACCTGATGGACCAGTTGCGTCAGGTCTCGAGCCTCATGACCCGCGACCTGACGGCCAGCCACTTCGAACCCGACGACACCAGAGCGAACCTCGGCCTGCGGGTGAGCGACCAGGGGATCGTGGGCGGCAGTACCAACTACACGCCGCCACACGGGTACTTCACGGCAATGAGCAAGACTTACACGGTCAACGAGGGGTCCGACGGGTACGGTTTCCAGTCCACGTACTCGACAGGCCACTCGGTCCAGTTCACTGCCTTGCTGCCCGGCGGACCGCCCCAGAACCTGTTCTGTGCCGATCTGACCGGCGCCTCCGGCTCGACCCCCCAAGCGTACTACGGGCGGGCCGCGGAAATCGCCTACTTCCTCGATTCCACCCCGACCGGAGCGACCCCCGGCGGCACCCCGCTTTACAACCTGAGGCGCCGGCAGCGGGTGTGCGGGATCAACTCGGACGACGCGGCGGCGTACGATTTGTCGGGGGCACCGTCCAATACGAGCGACGTGATGTCCACGGCCGGCTCCTCCCCGTCGTGGACGGTCCTGCCACTGCGCCAACTGTCGGTTTCCGGCAACCCGAGCAACAACCGGCTGGTACAAGCTTCGCTCAGTGGGGCGCGCGTAGGCGAAGACATTTTGATGTCCAACGTCGTGTCGCTGGAGATCAAGTTCACGGGCTCTGCGCAAAACGGAACAACCTGGCCGACGCCTTACGCGAACTCGTCGGGCACGATTACTAACACCGATTACCCATACGACAACCTGCCGGGAACGGGAGTGTTTGACACCGCCGGGCCACAGTACGTCTCGTCGATGACACCGATCCGCATAACGGGCGCGATGATACGCATCCGCGCCTACGCCCCGCGCACCCAGATCACCCGACAGACGACGTTCATCGTCTCGCTGTGA